The Nanoarchaeota archaeon genome includes the window ACATATTAATGATTTTTGTATTTTTGTCATAGTTATCACATTGCGCATTTCCGGATTCTTCTTTACAAAGGAAAGTTCCTTTCGCATCAGCCGCTTGCTTGAAACGACATCTTTTAACAGATTTTGCTTTGATTTCATACAATCCCTCTTTAATTGGCTTGAGTAGTATAACTGTCTCTATGCACGAGTTTGTTATAAACTTTTTTGTTTTTCTTGCAATTCTTCAAGTCTTTTCTTTTTAGTTTCAAGATTTGAAAGTGCACCATCATATTGTTCAGTACTAATTTTTCCGATAGATTTCTGGCTGTCCCAAATTCGTTTAGCTCGCGTCAATGAGGGCACTTCTTTTTCTAATTCTTTTAGTTCTTTTACATCATCCTTTAACATTTTTTTCATTTCTGACTCCGACTTAATCTTCTTGCATATTTCGAGCACCTCAAATGCCGCACGTATGTTTGTTTTGAATTCCTCATTAGATGGATGCTGAGGAAATGATGTTTCTATCAGGTGTATGCTTGGATTTATCCTAAATGGTAGTTTTGTGCTAGGATTCACATTTGGACCATGACTCGGTTTCTCTTTATTTTCTTTACGTTTCGTTCTATTGTCAGCACCCTTTTTGAACAATCTTACGCATTCTGCAAACATTTCTTTAATCTTGGCTTCATTTATTTCGTTTGACTTTATGGTAAACTCGGACGGAAGGTATTTCGGTTTATCCTTATATACATCATTTACCTTTTCATCAACTGAAGTTTTCCAATTAGGCCCTAATTTTGATAATTTAGTTAACAAATCTTTTCTCTCAGCATTATGAATGTCAGTCAATATATTTTTTAATTTTTTTACAGAATCCACTTTATCAAAAGCCAGTCCAATGGTGATTTGAGCATTTTTGTTGATAGTTACATATATATTCGGCTCAGCAGATGCTTTTAACGATTCCTTTGGAGAACCATTCAAATCGAATCCAATCCAATCCTCACCTCTTTCATCGTCAGGACTAATAAGGTCTTCAATCTCTTTATCTGTTCTTGTTGGCACCCAAACGTCATTATTTATGACGGTTTTCGTCAGATTATACAATTCGATAAATTTTTTGATTTTTTTCGCGTCCATAAAATCACCAATATTATATTTTCTTTTCTGAAAATTGTTTTGCCATTTCCGAAAGAGGCAAACCGAGCATTTCTTGACAGAATTTATCCGCGGATTGTGTTAATGCAGTTTTTCCGTCAGTTAGTTTAATCAGCGAAGGATTTTTTCCCACGTAAAAGCCGCCAGCGCCCCTTATATCCTTCCCCATTTTAGTGCACCAAAGCTCTCGGAATTGCTCGTCGGATACAACCCCTCCGCGATTGTATATTCTACCCCATAATTCCACGCGGTCGCGCATCCAATCAGGTACTTCTACTGAAGATTTTTCATCAAGTAGGGACTGTATTTTTTTCGCGAGACGCTGAAGTTCGTCTCGGGTTTCCATCACTATTTTTTTCTCTGTTTCAGTTAATGCCATGTTATCACATTCACTATTTTGATTATAACCTTTTTAAACTTTACTATTATGTTTTAAAATATGAATAACAAAATTTATTATTAGCATATTGTACTTAGAAGTATTTAAGTACCTATGTAACTTAATGATATATGAGGGGGTGCGCTAATCAGCAGGTTATTTTAAGAATTATTGGTGGATGGGCTTTCACCCACCAAAAACGCCTATTTAAATTCTGCCATACATTATAATAAGATACTAATAACGTGATATAAATGGCAAAGCCAATCAGAGCAACACCGACATTAAGGGGCAAGGACGCAGCCGAATTTTTGAGAAGAATGCGCATCGAAGAAACACGCCCGATAACGGAAAAGGACAGGGAATTAGCGAGACGCATAGCGGCATTTAAGCTCTAAGCTTATTCGCGCTTAATTCTTATCAGGTTCAGCAGATCGCGATACATGGGCAAAGTGCCCTTTTCTCTTGCTTTCAGGACGGCAAAATCCATCTTCTTGTAAAAGTGTACTGCATCCTTCTTTGCATCAACGATGAGAAACCGGCACCCTATGGCTACTTGCTCATTTATTGCAACGAGCTTTTTTATGGCAAAATCGGTTGTTAGCGTGCCTATTCCACGTCTTGCATAATCCTTGCTTACGCAAAGTCTGCCTACCTTTAACGCGGGCATAGTTTTGTATTCTACACCCTTGTCCAGAAAAGTCTGTCCGAGAAAGGTTCCATGAACCCGTACAGCATCTGCAAGCAACGTAATATATGCAACAAGCTCATTATTTTTCTTGTAAAACCAGAGGTATGTGTAGGATATGCCCATTTCCTGATTTCCTAGGGCGTCTTCTATCAGGAATTGCTTGAGTTCTGTATTATCAGTTTTGAAGGTTTCGAGAATATTTTTGTGTTTCTCCGAGATTAGTTCAATATCCAAATCTTCCCGGAAAATACTCTCTTCTGCCATAGAATCTACTGTTATTTATCGGAAGAATTTTATAAGCTCAAACTAATGGAACCCATTTCGGATTCTTTTGATTCAGCCATACCCATTTTCGGGTATCATCTTGATACAAGATAATCGCTTCTTGCTTGTTCAATCTCCGCTACAACCGTATCGCCTAATTTTCCTTCTTTCAGAAGCACAGGTTTGTACGCGAAATTCCTGCCGATTGGCGTTCCGTCATCCATTTCAGTTACAAGGACATCTCCCTTCCAGCCGAGCCATTCTTCGTTTTTCATATCCGCATATTTCATTGAAAGTGTTTTCACTTCATCCGAGCGGTTCTTTATTTTCCAAGAAGGTATCTGGTCCGGCATTGAGGCTGCTTTTGTCAGCGGCCTTACGCTATAATTGTATGCCTTGAGAACATCCGGCTTTATTTCGTTTATCAGTGCGATAGTTTTTCCGAAATCCTCGTCGCTTTCGCCAGGGAAGCCTATGATGACGTCTGTTGCTATTGTTGTGTTCGAGTATGCTTTTCTGAATTCCGCAACAATGTTTTTGTACTGTTCTGCGGTGTATTCGCGCTTCATTTCTGCAAGTATTTTGTTCGAGCCCGATTGCATCGGAATTTCCAAATATTTGTAGATTTTCGGGTGGTTGTATGCAAGAATCAAATCCTTAAGTATCGGCATAACATTTGTAGGATTCATTGAGCCGAGCTTTATTCTGAATTCTCCGGGAATTGATGTGAGCTTTCTAAGCAGTGCCGGAAGGCGCGAGCCATTATCTTTTCCATAAGCTGCAACATCCTGCGCAACAAGATGTATTTCCCTTGCCCCGGAAGCCACAGCATTCTGCACTTCGCGGATAATTCTATCCGGTTCGTTGCTTATCAATATGCCGCGCGTTATCGCATCAATACAATATGAGCAGTTTTCCGAGCATCCGTCAGATATGGGGATTATTGCAACATACTGATTTATTTTCAGTTTCGGAGAATTTATGAGCTGAATGGGCTTGTCCTTGAATCTGAGGACCCGTGTGTTTGACTGCATCTTTTCAAGTATTTCAACAACATGTGCTGTTGAGCTGACTGCAGCAATGCTTGCAGTCGGTGCCACTTCCTCGATTTTTTCTTTTATTATTTCAGTTAGGCAGCCCATTACAAGAACGCGTTTTCTTTGCATATTAAGCTCTGATAGCCTGCGAAGAATCTTGTTTTCAGTTGATAGCTGAAGCGCGCATGTGTTAAGTATTATGACTTCCGCCGAATCAAAAGGCACCATCTGGTGGCCAGCTTCTGCAATCAGTCCTGCAATTGTCTCAGAAGAAGAAACATTGCTTTCGCATCCGTAAGTTTCTATATTAATTTTCATTTTTGACACCCACATACTTAGAAAAAATGAAATCCTTTCGCAAGCTTTCGCTTGCTCTAGGCTTTTCGACATTATGTCGAAAAAGTTTCGAGTTCGCGAGCAGCGAACGAGATGACTTTCATAGTTCTCCCCGTTATTATTATGTAGTGCAAAGCTTAAATTCATAATTGATTAAGCGCCAAGCCTTCTTAGAACGAGATTGAAGAACATCTTCGGGGATTCAAGCATGCTGAATTTCGCCTCTTTTTTTCCGCGCCAGATTATCGGCACTTCTTTTATCGAATATCCTGCGTGTTTTATGCGCCAGAGCATTTCGATATCGAATTCAAAGCTGCTTGAGCGCATTGCAGGCATTATTTTTTCGATAGCTTCGCGCGAAAAAATCTTTGCTCCGCATTGAGTATCGTGAATTTCGAGGCCAAAAAGCAGTTTGGCAAGCGAATTAAGCGCTTTGCTTCCAAATTTTTGCATCTCGCCTCTTGATTCGAATATTCTTGAGCCTTCGATTTTTCGCGAGGCTATTACACAATCCGCGCTTTCTATGACTGCGGAGATAAGCTTTTCATATTCTTCCGGCGTTACTGCATTATCCGCATCAACAAATCCGAGATAATCGCCACTCGCGGCATTAAATCCCGCAAACACTCCGCCGCCTTTTCCAAGCCTTCGGGCAAATTCAAGAACTTTGACGTTTTTGAAGCGCTTTGCGATTTTTGCTGTTTTATCCAGACAGCCGTCGCATACAACAATCAGCTCGATAAGAAGCCCGTTTTTGCGAGATGCTTTCGAAAACTCAGAATATGCCTTAAGTGTTGAGGTTATGCGCGCCTCTTCATTATATGCAGGGATTATTATCGAAATATTTTGGGGCATCAAACAACCTTTTGTTTTTGGAATATATAATAATCGCATTTGGAGTCATTTCCATAGTAAATCGTTTTGCTGTTTTTTTGTATGTCTCTTGCAAATGCCTTTATAGTATTCGAGCATTCAATATCCTCTTCCGGGCACGGAAAATCGCATGAATTGAATATCGCATATCCTGTTTCATCATGTATTGCGTCGTAATTGTTCTGCGTGAAAATCAGCGAGTAATATATCGGCGTTATTTTTAGGTCCGAATAAACCACTATGTTTCGCGTTGAGGAAAATAAAGGACCTTTCCCGAAATCCATTTTCGAGTATGTTTTCTCGAATTCTGAAATATTTCCGACTTCCTTCGCCCTTTCAATATCTACAAGAACGAGATTCCATACAGTTATTGACAAGAAGATTATCGAAATTACTGAGGCAATCTGCTTGTACGGCGCTTTTTCAAACATTCGCAGAATCTCAAAAAAGCCGTATGCTGCGATGATGAATAGATAGGGGAGGAAAGCCAGCATGTATCTGGCTTCCTTGTGGTTCAGGAGCGTGAAATAGATTATGAGGAACAGCCCGGCTACAAAAACAGGCAGTTTTTCTTTATCCTGCCAGAGTTTTCCTGCCACAAAATAGATTATTCCGATAGCAGTAAATGCGAGAAATGTGCTTTGAATCCACAGTTCATTAAAATAGAATCCATATCCCAAATCATAAAGCCAGGAATATATTTTTGTTATGTTTTTGTTCGCGGAAATGAATGGTTTTGCAAAAGAGCCGTAAAGATACTCATTTATGAGAAGGTAGGGAATTACCAAAAACAGCACCCCCGACATAAAATCATATATTTTATTAAGGGTGCTTTCAAAACTAAACGCGCCTTTTTTGCCGTATTTTTCTGATATTATGATTGAAACCGCTATTGCCGCCGCAACCGCAGCCATTGGGAATCGCGTAAGGAATGCCATCGATACAAATATGCCTGTGATGAACATTGATTTTTCTGATTTTATCGAGATGTATGCGTATATGGCAGCCATTGCGAAGAAAAGCGAGATTATATCGCTTAAAAGAAGCGTGCTGAAATAGAAATATATTTTCGTGAAAGCAAGAAGCACTGCCGCAGTAATGCCTTCCTTTTCGCCAAATGCGCGCCTTCCAATAAGATAGGTAAGAACGATTGTGCCTGCAGAAAAAAGCATTGCCATAGTGCGGCCTGCAGACAGCGGATCAAATCCGAGTTTCCAAAGAATTCCAGAGAAAAGAGGCATTATGGGAGGCCTTATTTCTTCCCAGAACCCTATTGAACATCCGGAAAAAATATATTTTCCCATTCCGATATAAACTGCTTCATCCCACCATAACGGATTATTGTGGTATAGAGTAAGGATTTGAAGCGCTATGAATAGAATCAGGGCTATGTAAAAAATTATCACGTATTTCTTATTTTCGGGATGCATGTGAGATATTATTGGATGAAATCAGATATAAAAACATAATCTAATAAATATCCGCAGGTTTTATTGGCGTTTTATGGATTCTTTGATATCAATAATATCCGGAACATTCGGTTTGATTTTCTTTGTCAATGTATTGCGGACATATTTCTTTGAGCAGTTCAGTGCGTGTCAGGAATTGTTCAACTTTCTTATCATTTATAATGAGCGTAGGGTACTTGGTTATGTTGTACTTATTTTTTAGAAGTATTACCATCGGCTCATTTATGAAGTCGCTGTCTATCGCAAATATGAGTATCTTGTTTTCAAAGGCCTGCTTAAGGTTTGAAAGAATGACTCCTTGGGACTCAAGACAGACTTTGCAATCGTTGCTGAAAAAATAAAGGACGGTTACAGAATCCCCACTACATGTCTTTTTGAATTCTTCGGATAGAAGCCAATACTTAAGGTTTGAAAGAAGATATTGCCTTTTAAGAAACAGGTAATTCGTGCTGTTCACGTTTTTGCTTTTTTCATAATCCAGCATCTGATTAAGCGTCGGCGCAAGCGTTCTTATGTTGTTTTCAAGCGTCTGGTATAATGTAGGGCATTTTTCCGTCCCCTGTATACTTTCAAGATAAAGATATTGAAGCTGCAAGCTCGTGAATTCAAGCTCTTGTTGCTTTACAACTTCCTGAACATAGCCCCGTTTATAATCGTCAAAGAAGTTTCCAAGAAGAAAGCCGAGCGTAAATACCATGATTGTAATAACCAGAGCTACTGCGTATTTGTCTTTTCTTAGATTTCGCATTTCAGCCTGCATATTACCATCTTTTTAGTTTATAATTTCTTAAAATTACCATCTTTTTACGCGCTTTAAAACAAGAAGCTCAAACATCGAGCCCACCCAGATGAACGATAGGATAATATAGTATACCACAAAATATAAAAGCAGCGGGATTATCTGGTATGCTGAAAGCTTTTCACTGCCATTTTTAAACCCCTTCAGCATCCAGTAAATGCCTATTGCAAATATCAGAATTATTATGAATATCTTCGTGTAGTCATACATTAGAAGAAGCGATTTGAGTTCTACAGCAGTGTATCGTGGAATATATATATTAAAGTTCAGCAGAAACAGATTTGATATTTT containing:
- a CDS encoding glycosyltransferase family 2 protein, with product MPQNISIIIPAYNEEARITSTLKAYSEFSKASRKNGLLIELIVVCDGCLDKTAKIAKRFKNVKVLEFARRLGKGGGVFAGFNAASGDYLGFVDADNAVTPEEYEKLISAVIESADCVIASRKIEGSRIFESRGEMQKFGSKALNSLAKLLFGLEIHDTQCGAKIFSREAIEKIMPAMRSSSFEFDIEMLWRIKHAGYSIKEVPIIWRGKKEAKFSMLESPKMFFNLVLRRLGA
- a CDS encoding GNAT family N-acetyltransferase, translated to MAEESIFREDLDIELISEKHKNILETFKTDNTELKQFLIEDALGNQEMGISYTYLWFYKKNNELVAYITLLADAVRVHGTFLGQTFLDKGVEYKTMPALKVGRLCVSKDYARRGIGTLTTDFAIKKLVAINEQVAIGCRFLIVDAKKDAVHFYKKMDFAVLKAREKGTLPMYRDLLNLIRIKRE
- a CDS encoding tRNA (N(6)-L-threonylcarbamoyladenosine(37)-C(2))-methylthiotransferase — its product is MKINIETYGCESNVSSSETIAGLIAEAGHQMVPFDSAEVIILNTCALQLSTENKILRRLSELNMQRKRVLVMGCLTEIIKEKIEEVAPTASIAAVSSTAHVVEILEKMQSNTRVLRFKDKPIQLINSPKLKINQYVAIIPISDGCSENCSYCIDAITRGILISNEPDRIIREVQNAVASGAREIHLVAQDVAAYGKDNGSRLPALLRKLTSIPGEFRIKLGSMNPTNVMPILKDLILAYNHPKIYKYLEIPMQSGSNKILAEMKREYTAEQYKNIVAEFRKAYSNTTIATDVIIGFPGESDEDFGKTIALINEIKPDVLKAYNYSVRPLTKAASMPDQIPSWKIKNRSDEVKTLSMKYADMKNEEWLGWKGDVLVTEMDDGTPIGRNFAYKPVLLKEGKLGDTVVAEIEQARSDYLVSR
- a CDS encoding glycosyltransferase family 39 protein, translating into MHPENKKYVIIFYIALILFIALQILTLYHNNPLWWDEAVYIGMGKYIFSGCSIGFWEEIRPPIMPLFSGILWKLGFDPLSAGRTMAMLFSAGTIVLTYLIGRRAFGEKEGITAAVLLAFTKIYFYFSTLLLSDIISLFFAMAAIYAYISIKSEKSMFITGIFVSMAFLTRFPMAAVAAAIAVSIIISEKYGKKGAFSFESTLNKIYDFMSGVLFLVIPYLLINEYLYGSFAKPFISANKNITKIYSWLYDLGYGFYFNELWIQSTFLAFTAIGIIYFVAGKLWQDKEKLPVFVAGLFLIIYFTLLNHKEARYMLAFLPYLFIIAAYGFFEILRMFEKAPYKQIASVISIIFLSITVWNLVLVDIERAKEVGNISEFEKTYSKMDFGKGPLFSSTRNIVVYSDLKITPIYYSLIFTQNNYDAIHDETGYAIFNSCDFPCPEEDIECSNTIKAFARDIQKNSKTIYYGNDSKCDYYIFQKQKVV